Part of the Passer domesticus isolate bPasDom1 chromosome 30, bPasDom1.hap1, whole genome shotgun sequence genome, gctgccaaggtgcctttggtgcctcaggctctgcctggcacagctcccagcacggcactctgcccttgtgcccgagcccttccctgtgctggggctggcctggggcttttcctgcagcgggacctgccctgctcctggcacaggaaaggcagttcctgctggagcaggaggctctgcctgcaatgggctccaacaactccagccaggccctgttgactgcaaaattgcttcctagagcagAATAATCTAATAATTGTTTTAGCTCTGatactgtggagtaaataactcattttttaaaatttagtctGTGGTGTAAACAAACTATTCTGTCTagtcatgatcagaatcaatcagagctgtatttacaTAAATTTATCTAGTATTTCATTGTTAAttctgtgggacaaattgcattaaggttcagttccacctgtccaatcttttatacCTTTGGCAaaggacccgctcccaaggctgttgccatggccaccagggctcgCACGAGCTGGGATGCTCGCTTTCCACGGGCCAGGGTTTAgaaatgggattccccaattttctGCTCCCGCTAAAACCacgctgctgctccctgccctcccgccttccatggaaagcacaaaaaggaaagatcccgggctgggataagaaaaatttattgggaacagcaatgagataaaaaccaaaaagaaataaaaataatattgacaacagaagggatatgaaaaagggaaaactgcAACACAAGTGACTGTCTCTTCCCGGccacaatttcctcctgcctgcaaaggacaatcttctcctcagggagagagagagaccctttcctgcccctggcaatgacttGACTTGAGGTGacagtgaatgtaatgacacggTCCTGATCTGACCCTCATATTCTTTGAtcccacatcatgtcattggcaggggcaggaaaagggacaggtgtcttcccagcatggatcacagggaacatggatcaCTAGGGCTCTTCCCAACATGGGTCCTCCAATGAgagatgaagctggagcagggcacaaagctctccctgcagttgggacatttgcagggcttcccttacgGATGCTTCCGTTGGTGTCTGatcaagtgagagctctgggtgaatCCCTTCCCACATGTGGGGCACTCATACggcctctccccactgtggatgcgttggtgggtgatgagggtgaagttgtgcttgaagcccttcccacagtcggGGCAGTGGAAGGGCCACTCCTCATtgtgaatccgctcatgcaggCAGAGATttgagctggtctgaaacctcttctgacacgtgcagcactcgtagggcctctccccagtgtggatgggCTGATGGGTGATGAGGTGGGAATtgcgcttgaagcccttcccacaatctgggcagcagaagggcctctcatcggtgtgaatccgctggtgtCTGAGGAGATCTGAGCTGATCcgaaacctcttctggcactcaggacactcatagggcctctccccggtgtggatgcgttggtgggtcacaagggtggatctgtagctgaagcccttcccacattccccacactcgtagggtcATTcgccagtgtggatcatctggtggtggatcaggctgctgctctgcctgaagcacttcccacactccaagcacttgtagggctgctccccatcatgaagctgctcatggaccaccagctctgagctctggctgaagctctctccaccttcctggcCCAGGGGGGGTCTTTCCTTTTCAGAgtaccctgggctgggtttggagcccctcaTCCTATGGGATCTCTGTGTCTTTAATTCCCCattggattcctgtgccatAGAGCCACTCAAAATTACctcttccatgaggttctgccgTGGGGATTTGTCAtccctggtctccatcctcatctccttgtctgggggaggaaggagaaggagatgatgggatttgcctctgtgccacagggaaagggaaggagatcATTCCAGGGCTTCCCCAGCAGGATGGTGTTGGCTgcagggttgtcctgcagccttgggctgtgctgggctgggagatggagcgggagagagggggaaaggggcactgacttcctcctcacctgcctgcgtGTCCCGGGGAATCTTCGTCTTCCGCTCAGCCTTCTCTGCCATCTGGTGAAGATGTGGGGAtaggaaattctgttttgggaggaaaacaagagatgagtgcattgagttttgCACTGGTTTGCGGGCAAACCAGGTGGAGAgtctaagccagaattacaatttaataagaaaattaagatcaaggcaatgatacagaaacaagGCCTTAAAATGacacagtcaggatataacctgacaccctgttgctcagggtggtagcagcagtcccattaagtggtggctgcagtcctgttgcagtgatgattgtgattctgtcaaagcagtgatcctgtagaagggtctggtcttcctctgaaggtccaatGGTGCTTACGGAGCTCTTGTCCTGTGGGAACCCAGTATGCAAGGTGCTACTGGTGTTGCAAACCTCAgtttatatccaggtaggaatgcttggctcctccccctgggcggagtatcccacaatgggatgatgtcattttatcagccctgcagggacactcaatggcccattcacagaagatggCCCCTGGAGGgtgttatcagggctgagtcatggaagagataaagaacactgccctgtcacacttgccccaccccaggggaggtctctgtctCTGTCACTCCCTTGTTGTCCCcgcttttctcttcctttccatgtctctctctacctcacactTCCTGTTCAGTAcaatccactttggatttggtctcGGAagcaccttaattggggcagaggcatttctctaacaattttcttaaccaggttgcaacattattttggcacagcgagtttaggcactgttctctgacccCAAGTGTCTTGGataacagcatggttccctcctctgaagAGGTTGTGGTTCTCTCTGGAGGAactcttggaaacttggatgcaGCTTCATCTGAGCAACTTATGTaagaactgatgaggaaaatggctgttatgggtggccagtgtaaagaaaatgttttgttctccttccttgaaaagtttcttaaaatcactggaggaaagggTGCAAATGTCACAAGCAagactgacaaggttcattcaccccaaggtgaggaacacaaggctgctaaaagtcCCACAGGAAGCCCAGCTCAAGGAGCTTAATTTCTGAATAAATGCCAAATACATAGGCTTGAGggctttgccaaatgtgagaatcattattctcttcGTCCCTGTCACCGTTGTGACAGCCCCACagtgctttctcttccttttagtAATCTGTATTGGGCcgaatttccacttttcttttatctgaacgtgccagcagctgagctggagctgtgcaggaaccaatgaaacttggaattgccacagaattgcttctattaTTGGTTTTTTCATGTATTggatttgtttgcattttaatCACATGTGACTTgtgggaaaatcaaatattcatcaaaGTGATTAATGCAGAGTTaaatttgatttctgccaagtttattgcCGGGGATGCACTGGCggatctccttccccttcaaTCTGGCACGGAagcacattcacaggctctggagcaggaggggGAACCGCGGGTGATTTGGGGTGTgtggctcggctgctcccggcgcggttcccccgagcccccggcgcggctccgCCAGGCCCCCACACCACGGCGCTTTCCGGtggttctttaacagaaatgctggtaaattgaccaGCAGAAATtacactaaatacaatttcaagaagctgctggtttgctgggcagtttgccgaattccacattgttgtttctttcattaaaactgcactttaaaaggtcttagtaaatttatgcttgcataaaatttgtgtctaccatgggcttctctcaaaaataaattacataaaatcaTGACACACTTATTCCATCcttttaatccctccagtaaatccataatgctgttatttcaatcacggattgttcaacttttcagtgccttatttcCATTAATAGCATCAGAGTAAGTTATATTTTGTTGtatgtataacttttaaggatattaatttttaattctgtgatgttaaatttaatgcaaattcaGGGTTGATAAGATTAAGCAAAATTAAACTTCATTATTGttagatttgagcaatgttaagttacattctattaatttgaattccttttgttctggattgaaagaaaatgtgtgtattctatttgtcATCTGTAACAGgtagggcagttatcttctgttaattagACAGTTAATTTTCCCCCCAATAGCCCCCACAGATCCCCAAACACCCGCAAGGACCTTCAAGCTTTCTAAACTCCTTATGAGAGGAGCCTTGGCGCAGCTGGTTAGAATCCCAGACCCAGACTTTTCAAGATTTTGTATGTAAAGAATTATAAAGGTGGAATGAAACATTTAtagaatttgtcccacaggattaaagATGGCAAACCAGAGctatttctataaatatatattatctCTTATGGTAATTGAAAAAATTGCTCCTAGATATAACAGCTGTAATATTATGAAATGATATGATATTATATCATGTCATGTCATGTCATGTCATGTCATGTCATGTCATGTCATATCATATAGTATATCATATTATATCATATACTATCATATACTATCATATACTATCATATACtaggaagtgatttcaaagtAACTGTGTTAAAGCGAAACCAGTTATTAAGCAAAGATTGATGTCACTccctgtcttggtttggaaagatggatgtctgctaaggaaggcaggagcctctcctgAAATctaaaatgtaaaccccctccctctgaattgttacaaatttgaaattaaggggctctcaggcaaagatatggaagcaggaataacagttctttattagggaagcaaataaaaggataaaataaacaatgcagtaaagcaagacaacactgacagagtcagaacacaacctgacaccctgttggtcagggtgttggtagcagtccaattggaatggtggctgcagtcctcctggagtgtcaggtgtagttctgctggagcaggggtcCTTTAGAAAGAtatagtcttcctctgaagatccagtggaagaggcagctgctgttcctctgggaaatccagtggagaaagccatgctggtgttccagaattTCAAGATTATATctgggtaggaatgcttggctctccCCTCTGGGCAGAacatctcccagtgggatgctgtagttcttatcagtcatgcagtgacattcaataacctgttatcagcagatgtctgcctggagggaggattgggtgttgaagagataaggaaaaatgcccacttaacagaagacaactgccatacagatggcaaatagaatacaatcTGCTTGGCAATCCAGGATGGTCTCCATTGTGAAACTCAGAGGCCCCAAGGAACCAAGGGTCCATGGTGACCTTGTGGAGCCTGTagtgtcacagaggagccattgtgacacagcaagGGTGCATGGagccaaggggccatggtgatacatcagggctttgtggaaccacAAAGCAattgtgacactccagggcctcatggaaacacggggccattgtgacactgtggggtcccacaaaaccaagggaacagggaacaggtctggctggctgggcctcctggggaccacctgacaggtccagctgaccttggcatgttgagggctgcttctcatctgcccctgaagcactggggctctgggctttccttcctgtGGGAGAGAactgtccttctcctccaggggcccatggccaaaattgggATTCCTCCTCCAAATCTCTTTATATGCAAAGattgttcccagatgaaatctgccaggagAGACAGCTCTGTCTGCCTTGGCCACCCAGGGGCCACCTCTCATCTGTCTTTGAAACACTGGGACCATGTGCTTATTTtttcttatgggaaaaaaaacatccaTCTCAACCAGGCACCCATGGCTAAAATTGGGTATCTGCCTCCagaattccctatatccaaggataACTCCCCGACAAAAGCTGCCGGGactgacaagtctggctggccttggctttctgagggctggcactcatctgcctctgaaacactggggctcggtgctttccttcctcatgAAGGGAActcttcttcctgtccaggTGCCTATGGCCAAAGTTAAGATTCCATCTCCAAAGTGCCCTATGTCCAAGGATAGACCCTAGAcaaaaggtgccagcagagaTAGGTCTGTCTGGCTTGTCCTAAGGGTGGTCACCTCTCATCATCTTCCAGAACACTTGGACTTTGCACTTCTCTTTCctataggaaaaaaaccatccatcttgaccaggtgcccatggccaaaactgggattccacctccaaaattccatACATACAAGGATTTCTCCCCagtgaaagctgccaggacagacaggtctggctgcccttggccgtttgggggctgcctctcacctgcttttgaaacactggtgcttttgttccaatggaaaagaaccatccttcTTCTCAAGGTGTCCATGGTCAAAATTGAGATTCCTCCTCCCAAATTCAATATAACCAAGGATTCCTCCATGataaaagctgccaggacaaacaGGTCTGGCGGGCTTGGCCTCCCAGTGTAGGAATGTGCCCCCTGTTGACGGAGTAACCAAATTATCCTTGTCTccttaaaaagggaaaaagcccagaagtttctctcctcaCTTTGGTAAAAAGACACCTCATAGGACTTTTGCGACTTTACTCCAAACTTAAGGATAGATAACTGGACAGAAGCCAAAAGGTCCTTCCTAaacaatttactagaaaaagTGGAACAAAGGAACTAAAcacttttgtggggtttttaccGGAAGCAAGAGCCTCTTGCCACTGGTGTAGGTTTTCTCTGTAAAGACCTttgttattttatcttttttaaaaatttttctgtttccaacactaCCACTGAAGACATGCTGATTTTATGCCATCTGAGGTGGCTGAACTATCTTTGGTGTAATATAGGTCCCCAAGAGCTCATAAGACCTGGCCTGAGGATATCATTAATATCATTCCAGGAGCCACCTCTCTcctcatctgcctttgaaacataTGGGCTCTGtactttccttcctatggaaaagaatgATCTATCTTATCTACACAGAAGTGGCCAAAATTTGGCTTCCATCTCccaaattccctatatccaagggttCCTTTCAGACAAAAGCTACCAGGACAGAGAGGTGTGGCTGGCCTAGGCCTCTGATGGCCGCTTTTCATCTGCCCCGAAAAACTGGagttccatgctttccttcctatggaacaGAACCATCCTTCCCTGGGTGTCTATGTCTGAAATTGGAATTCCACCTCAAAAATTCCAAACACCCAAGGGTTgctcccaggcaaaatctgccagtattgtcaagtctggctggccttgcctctggtgactgcccctgGGTTCTTTCCCTGGCAAGGAAAGAACCCAGGGGCAGTCTGggttctttctctttctgagaACTTTTCTCCATGGCAAGGAAAGAACCCTGGGGCTGGGTTCTTTCCTTGCCATGGATAtccctgggacactgtgggaagggacctcatgaaaccaaggggatcattgtggcaccactggagcccatggaaccaagggaccatggtgacacagcggggcttcatggaacccagagaccattgtgactctgtggggcctgatggaaccatggaggcCATTAGGGCCCTTCAGGGCCTGGTGTCACCAAGGGGGCATTATGGCACCTCAGGGCCTCCTGGAAGCAAGGGGCCATTGGGACACtctggggccccatggaaccgagggaacatggaacaggtctggctggcttggcctcccagaggccacctgacaggtctggctgatcttggcatgtcaagggctgcctctcatcagctcctgaaacactggggctctgggctttccttgcTATGGAAAAGAAGTGTCCCTCTTTTCAGATGCCCACTGCCAAAATTGGTACTGTCCTGAAAAAAtttcccatatgcaaggtgtcttggtttgaaaagacaggagtctgtgaaggaaggcaaaagcctcctgtgaaatggaaaaggtaaaccccctccttccgaattatcacaatttcagaattaaaagggctctcaggcaaagatatgggaatgggaataacagttttttactaggaagaaaaaaaaaactaaataacaatgtaatttagcacaagcaaaaaaaaaccactggcagagtgagaaaaacctgacaccctgagaagtcagggtgttgatagtagtccagccagatggtggctgctcctcctggagcggcgatctgcagaagggtgtagatcctttctgaaaatgtggcgaaggagcagctgggccttggttcctgattcctctgggaaatccagcgaagaaggctgtctgtggtctcagaaatgcttgttttatggtggcagggatgcttggctcctccctctgggtggagcatctcccaatgggatgatgtaactaatcttaccagccacagtgagtaattcaatagcccattagcaggagattatctttctggcagtgtcattgttcttgaaagacataagaaaaactgcctaacccccaacagatggcaaaaatagaatacatgcttattttataAGCCAGGACACAAGGGTATCTCCTAGAACAAAatctgccagctctggctggccttgcCCTCTGGTGGTCACCTCTTTTCTGCCCAGGAAACAGTGGGGCTCTGTTCCTTAActcctgtggaaaaaaaacatCATTAATGTCCAGGctccatggccaaaattagaattcggcctcccaaattccatatatccaaAGATTGCTCCAAAACAAGAGTAGCCAGGACAGTcaggtcaggctggccctgtcctctggtgattttcttagactctgagctgaatgttttcatttgaaaacactttGGAGAAAGCCCAGAGATCTCCCAAGGTAGAGTTTTGAGGCCTTGGGCTCATGACCACTACAAatggacaaaggagctctgtgctctgtctggttttggtggtttggcATCACAAAAGTGATGTCCTaagagaagctgctagcagtttcctCCATGTCTAACAGAAAACCAATCAATAATCAGCTTTGAGAACTGAGAAActgttaaaccactaaggaaactgtacacacctctgtgaagacacatgttgAAGAGaagaaagcctgggagggtctctttcccttctggccagcaaagaggtaacaaggctggcccagcccccgtctcagccgggccgggcggctcctgccgtggggacgggccccttcccagggagccccccaggccccatcggctgccgggcagggcaggggaggccgcggggccgaggccgggccgggccatggctgcggttgccaacacctgggcgctaccgagccctgccccgccgccagcccgggcccagccaggatccgccgggccccaggagcagccccgggccgggccggcttggacaagattctgccacccttggggttcacccgcaagccccaggcaggggaaggagaagccatgggccccggctgtgctgctgctgtgttctggcctggctgctgagatcctggccctgccccagcgcggcccatcctgacacagccccagcgcagccgctgcagaaacctccatggtaAAACAGCTCCGGCCACAAGGAcccagcccggccggggtcatggaaccatctgcaggccccgggagagatattaactctttcagtgcttccatcctccctcgagtgagagaaaaggacaaagtgcaggcacacagagaagcaacatgaagacaccaaggtcagtgaagaggAACTTtagtcccagatgggagggatgaggaaatGCCTTGATCATagggctgaaatcctcttgtaaagaTATAGAGAAGGATGCAATTAATAAATCAAACTCTCTTTTTCTCTATAACACATTGAAAAGTATGGGGAGATGACTTATTCAGCAAAGGCCGCCATAGTAAAGTAGCATatgttgaagtagctgtgatcACATGAGATATTTGAACAGtgaaagagagaagagtgatgagaccctgtgTCCTCACAGAACAGAGaaaagatctctgttctcagagatgaagatgatttcagaaatagatgaagagaaCCTTTGCTCTCAAACAACTCATCTTTAAACCAATACCCCATACATAaacatggcccataaacacatctgtggggaaaggtgtgaaaaaatgggaaagacTTCATGACTGCAGATTTTCTGGGTGGCTGCTATTCATGGGAATTGAGAGCCACGGAGAACTCTTTTTTTATGGAGAAGCCTCCATAGCAtgaaagagagactcctctccctaggtgaactgaagaaagactattctGGAGGTTGTAAACTGACTcaaattttaggttttgtttccttacattctcagtaagaaagaaaaggtcaTAAGGAGAAGAAAATTGTTCTAAAAGTTTTGATCTGCTTCTTATTACTCTTTCATTAAGTTATTATTCGTAAACTTTTAAAGTacactttaaaataaactttatatacttttaaagttttgagtctattttccctttctcctaaTCGTacctcacagcaggaaatgatTAAGAATATTCTAGTGAGTGTACTGAAAATTACCCAACAGTGGACCCACCTCCCTAATTGATACACTGGCCAAGAAATCTCAAATTGGCGAACCAAAACCATTACAGAAATCTCCCTGATGAACTATGcacagcagagggaaatcaaggcagagccatggtctgtcAGGACTTTCTTGATCCTAATGAgtcctgtggtgcatttggagctgaggcCTTGAACCTCAgggcctgagaggagattgcacaaatctttccaggagtcaaagtcagagGAAACATCCAAAGTGTCTCAAAGTATGAATGGGACCCACTGAGGtccatccccagcacaggctcctcatggactccttggaggagagaactggaggccaggatggcaaaaaaaaaaatctcagagactcagtgtggaaaggaaaatccaaagtacctTAAAAACTTTGAGTACCtgaaagtattaatgagcccaacagagtgtcagtacaaagctccCAAGGGATttgttaaagcagataattggggccatgattgcacaaacctctcacagactctgtatcaaaagggaaacaccaagtaccttcaaataagtgaagtaccttgaagtatTAATGacccccactgagtgttgttactgacaaagcctctccagggactaattacagcagataattggagcccatgattgcacaaacctctcagagactccaaggcaaaatCAAAagccaaagtcctttgaaaaacctgcagtccctgggagcattcaggagctcccagggccattgctgagcaaggctccccagagactccttccagcagatccttgaggccactgggatgtgggttagggggggatgctgagggcaggacaaggggctggcagtgcccagcctggctggggctgtgccaggaggccccagggcctcaggacaaggtgtctcctcctagcccttggtggcacagaccctgttgctgtgccccaggccaccaagacttggcttctctttgtccccacctggcatcactgcctccagttctctgctctgcctggggcctggggacactttctcagtcgtgtctctcagtgggacccattaaaagtccaagaaactttggagttggattctgacttgcagttctggagaggtttcttcagctgcctctcagggactgatgttcagggcctgagcacaaagccccagaggctcattcaagtcctgctgctgtgtctgtgctgctgagctgggctgggctcctggcacagggcagctcctggtaagcaagaagagcttcaaaagcacatttctcttgatgagcagctcttctgccagcccagcagggctggggcactgcctgcagccagcccgggcacagcccagaggcacagagagcttcaatcagtcagggctgggaaggtgctgagaagtgcctggggcagaatccctgccagcccttggcacaggaacctctggctgcaggacaatgcagctgcagcttctggagccatctcctaaagctggaacatcccaatgcctacagaccctgtgagtacattgtctgattgtctcttgtgcagagcagccaggggtgcccagggctgtcctgcagagcaggctcctgcagcccagggcactgtgctggggcagggactctgctgcctgccagggacagctctcagccggcccggggagctgctcccagtgctgggggACAAGATCTGGGTGGAAGGACACAACTGGTAAGGCTTGGAAGTGTCCTCCCTGTGTGGGGAGGATGCTGCATTGTTCAGGACTGCTCCCAGCATGGCATTTAACTCCAGAATATTTCCGAGTAGATTATACAGGCAGCAGAGCAAGTCAGGGGCGGCATAAAAGGGAAAATCCGGAATTTTTATTCTACTTCTCTGGGTTGACTGGATGGTAATTGCACATAGATATTAACCTTTTAGTTCAGCATAagaaaaactttttattttttttcgcAGTTATTCCTAAACCATGTAGTAACAGAAATCACCACAGGGCCTCTTCCAGGCAGCATCAGTGTCACTTTTCCAGCCACCTCAGGGTTGCTCTGACGTTGCCATCAGAgtctgcagagccacagctgctcctgggcagtgccagagctgggaggggtctgcagggcagagctgagcccccagggctgggctgggctctggcagcactggcagggcccagccctgagcacagggaagcagctgctggcagggacagctccaggcagcagagccctgggcaggcagtggggggaaaatgcccccaggctgggctgggatattTAACGTCTTCTGCAAACCCAACTATTCCATGATTATTTTTATATAGATCCCCTTGCCAAGACAGCagaaatgtccaacagcagctccatcagccacttcctcctgctggcattggcagacacgcggcagctgcagctcctgcacttctgcctcttgctgggcatctccctggctgccctcctgggcaacggcctcatcatcagcgccgtagcctgcggccaccacctgcacacgcccatgttcttcttcctgctcaacctggccctcagcgacctgggctccatctgcaccactgtccccaaagccatgcacaattccctctgggacaccaccaccatctcctacacaggatgtgctgcacagcactTTTTCTAtctgttcttcatctcagcagagtattgcctcctgaccatcatgtgctacgaccgctacgtgtccatctgcaaacccctgcactacgggaccctcctgggcagcagagcttgtgcccacatggcagcagctgcctgggccagtgcctttctcaatgctctgctgcatacggccaatacattttccctgcccctgtgccatggcaatgtcctgggccagttcttttgtgaaatcccacagatcctcaagctctcctgctccaaatcctacatCAGGGAACTTTGGCTAATTGCTTTTAGTGCCTGTTTAGCacttggttgttttgtgttcattgttttctcctatgtgcagatcttcagggctgtgctgaggatcccctctgagcagggacggcacaaagccttttccacctgcctccctcacctggctgtggtctct contains:
- the LOC135287624 gene encoding olfactory receptor 14J1-like; the encoded protein is MSNSSSISHFLLLALADTRQLQLLHFCLLLGISLAALLGNGLIISAVACGHHLHTPMFFFLLNLALSDLGSICTTVPKAMHNSLWDTTTISYTGCAAQHFFYLFFISAEYCLLTIMCYDRYVSICKPLHYGTLLGSRACAHMAAAAWASAFLNALLHTANTFSLPLCHGNVLGQFFCEIPQILKLSCSKSYIRELWLIAFSACLALGCFVFIVFSYVQIFRAVLRIPSEQGRHKAFSTCLPHLAVVSLFLSTGTFAHLKPPSISSTSLDLAVSVLYSVVPPALNPLIYSLRNQELKAAVWRVMNGCLK